One genomic window of Gossypium hirsutum isolate 1008001.06 chromosome D11, Gossypium_hirsutum_v2.1, whole genome shotgun sequence includes the following:
- the LOC107912859 gene encoding protein S-acyltransferase 10 isoform X1 → MVIGMCRSFRDRALDRCYHCFPCLSDPARRSSLVLKVTLVMLHLVYVGILFLFDSDLIDKTKKEPWYTALYLLLFFATLVQYFITSGSSPGYVLDAMRAVNETNVICKQSSMAKQRQTASSKNGSLPVEGCQSGRNFQGTDSTSWTKLVMDMYPPGTSIRSCICPYCNVEQPPRAKHCYDCDKCVLHFDHHCVWLGTCIGQGNHCKFWWYICEESALCLWTGILYITYLRANISRAWWNDAIAILLLIPLSIFIVFLLLLLFFHSYLILTNQTTYELVRRRRIPYLRGIPERVYPFSKGVCHNLYDFCCGGSNIYSLEPLPSAQELEEKSRPYTCLDVLTCRCC, encoded by the exons ATGGTCATTGGTATGTGCCGTTCCTTTCGCGATCGAGCTCTCGACCGATGCTATCACTGCTTCCCTTGCCTCTCCGATCCtg CACGGAGATCATCgttggttttgaaagtgacattaGTGATGCTGCATCTGGTATACGTTGGCATTCTCTTCCTTTTCGATAGTGATTTGATAGATAAAACGAAAAAAGAACCCTG GTACACTGCtttatatttgttgttgtttttcgcCACATTGGTGCAATACTTCATTACTTCTGGTTCTTCTCCTGG TTATGTCCTTGATGCAATGAGGGCTGTTAATGAGACAAATGTGATATGTAAGCAGTCATCAATGGCCAAA CAAAGACAGACTGCTTCAAGCAAAAATGGAAGCTTGCCTGTAGAAGGGTGTCAATCAGGAAGAAATTTTCAAGGGACTGATTCTACTTCTTGGACAAAGTTGGTGATGGACATGTATCCCCCTGGAACCTCCATTAG GTCTTGCATTTGCCCCTATTGTAATGTTGAGCAG CCTCCACGTGCAAAGCATTGTTATGATTGTGATAAATGTGTTCTTCACTTTGATCACCATTGTGTATGGCTCGGAACATGCATTGGCCAGGGTAATCACTGTAAATTTTG GTGGTACATTTGTGAAGAGAGTGCGCTGTGCCTCTGGACTGGCATCTTGTACATTACATACCTGAGGGCCAACATATCAAGGGCCTG GTGGAATGATGCTATTGCGATTTTACTATTGATTCCCTTGTCAATTTTTATTGTGTTTCTACTACTACTTCTATTTTTTCATAG CTATCTTATTCTGACAAATCAGACAACTTATGAACTCGTTAGACGCAGGCGAATCCCATATCTAAG GGGGATTCCTGAGCGAGTATATCCTTTTAGTAAAGGAGTTTGCCACAATTTATACGACTTCTGTTGTGGTGGAAGCAACATATACAGTTTGGAACCTCTGCCCTCAGCTCAAGAGCTTGAAGAAAAGTCAAGGCCCTACACTTGCTTAGATGTTTTAACATGCCGTTGCTGCTGA
- the LOC107911040 gene encoding IST1-like protein isoform X2, which yields MPFLPIQPLQIDTLLLLLRSSARPRVQAMTVAAAATAHSKKLMKLTLSLFGNGFNSSNCKTAAKMAVARIKLLRNKRQVVVKQMRRDIALLLQSGQDATARIRVEHVMREQNVLAANEFIELFCELVVARISIIKKRRECPADLKEGIASLIFAAPRCAEIPELIEIRNIFEKKYGRDFVAAATDLRPNCGVNRLLIDKLSVKTPTGEAKLKVMKEIAKDHNIEWDTSESEKELLKPPEELIGPRKFVSATSVPVKPATNHCPEPKESMTRGEEGHNRFKDTVAAAEAAEESAKKAIAAAQAAAYLANRESNLFSEASGCVGNAARGSVPTSPGARRMNESRSFGTFYPPSTEDVRPGNNGGGKTCRRHSYNHAPAAHSDIKFDESDCDEEIEIEDYPGGSTDLPPPVPSLEKQDSSIHRVHPKLPDYDDLAARFEALKYRKSLP from the exons ATGCCCTTTTTGCCAATCCAACCGTTACAAATAGAcacccttcttcttcttcttagaTCCTCTGCAAGGCCAAGGGTGCAAGCCATGACGGTCGCGGCTGCCGCCACTGCACATTCCAAGAAGCTCATGAAGCTTACGCTCTCTCTCTTCGGAAATGGCTTCAACTCCTCCAATTG CAAAACGGCTGCCAAAATGGCGGTTGCAAGGATAAAGCTACTCAGGAACAAGAGACAAGTAGTGGTGAAACAAATGAGGCGTGACATCGCCTTGCTTCTTCAGTCTGGTCAAGATGCCACCGCCCGCATTCGA GTTGAACATGTCATGAGAGAACAAAATGTTTTGGCTGCAAATGAGTTCATTGAGCTCTTTTGTGAGTTAGTGGTAGCCAGGATTTCCATCATCAAGAAGCGTAG GGAATGCCCTGCTGATCTGAAAGAAGGAATTGCTAGTTTGATATTTGCGGCCCCAAGATGTGCTGAGATTCCAGAGCTAATAGAAATTAGAAACATTTTTGAGAAGAAATACGGAAGAGATTTTGTAGCTGCTGCCACTGATCTGCGGCCCAACTGCGGTGTTAATCGCTTG CTGATTGACAAGCTCTCAGTTAAAACTCCTACAGGTGAAGCAAAGTTGAAAGTCATGAAGGAAATAGCTAAGGATCACAACATAGAATGGGATACAAGTGAATCAGAAAAGGAGCTGCTCAAGCCTCCTGAAGAGCTTATT GGGCCACGTAAATTCGTTAGTGCAACCAGCGTACCTGTGAAACCTGCTACAAATCATTGTCCCGAACCAAAAGAGTCTATGACCAG AGGAGAAGAGGGCCATAATCGTTTTAAAGACACGGTTGCAGCTGCTGAAGCAGCAGAAGAATCTGCAAAAAAAGCAATTGCTGCTGCACAAGCTGCTGCATATTTGGCCAACCGAGAGAGTAATCTATTTAGTGAAGCATCTGGTTGTGTAGGCAACGCTGCTCGAGGATCTGTTCCAACTTCTCCTGGAGCTAGGAGAATGAATGAATCTCGGAGTTTTGGGACGTTCTACCCTCCAAGTACTGAGGATGTAAGACCCGGCAACAATGGAGGTGGAAAGACCTGTAGGAGACACAGCTACAATCATGCCCCTGCTGCACATTCAGATATAAAGTTTGATGAATCAGATTGTGATGAagaaatagaaattgaagattaTCCTGGTGGCAGCACTGATCTGCCACCACCAGTACCTTCTCTTGAGAAACAGGATTCTTCTATTCACCGTGTACACCCAAAATTGCCGGATTATGATGACCTAGCAGCTCGTTTTGAAGCTCTCAAGTATCGCAAATCACTACCATGA
- the LOC107912859 gene encoding protein S-acyltransferase 10 isoform X2 encodes MVIGMCRSFRDRALDRCYHCFPCLSDPARRSSLVLKVTLVMLHLVYVGILFLFDSDLIDKTKKEPWYTALYLLLFFATLVQYFITSGSSPGYVLDAMRAVNETNVICKQSSMAKTASSKNGSLPVEGCQSGRNFQGTDSTSWTKLVMDMYPPGTSIRSCICPYCNVEQPPRAKHCYDCDKCVLHFDHHCVWLGTCIGQGNHCKFWWYICEESALCLWTGILYITYLRANISRAWWNDAIAILLLIPLSIFIVFLLLLLFFHSYLILTNQTTYELVRRRRIPYLRGIPERVYPFSKGVCHNLYDFCCGGSNIYSLEPLPSAQELEEKSRPYTCLDVLTCRCC; translated from the exons ATGGTCATTGGTATGTGCCGTTCCTTTCGCGATCGAGCTCTCGACCGATGCTATCACTGCTTCCCTTGCCTCTCCGATCCtg CACGGAGATCATCgttggttttgaaagtgacattaGTGATGCTGCATCTGGTATACGTTGGCATTCTCTTCCTTTTCGATAGTGATTTGATAGATAAAACGAAAAAAGAACCCTG GTACACTGCtttatatttgttgttgtttttcgcCACATTGGTGCAATACTTCATTACTTCTGGTTCTTCTCCTGG TTATGTCCTTGATGCAATGAGGGCTGTTAATGAGACAAATGTGATATGTAAGCAGTCATCAATGGCCAAA ACTGCTTCAAGCAAAAATGGAAGCTTGCCTGTAGAAGGGTGTCAATCAGGAAGAAATTTTCAAGGGACTGATTCTACTTCTTGGACAAAGTTGGTGATGGACATGTATCCCCCTGGAACCTCCATTAG GTCTTGCATTTGCCCCTATTGTAATGTTGAGCAG CCTCCACGTGCAAAGCATTGTTATGATTGTGATAAATGTGTTCTTCACTTTGATCACCATTGTGTATGGCTCGGAACATGCATTGGCCAGGGTAATCACTGTAAATTTTG GTGGTACATTTGTGAAGAGAGTGCGCTGTGCCTCTGGACTGGCATCTTGTACATTACATACCTGAGGGCCAACATATCAAGGGCCTG GTGGAATGATGCTATTGCGATTTTACTATTGATTCCCTTGTCAATTTTTATTGTGTTTCTACTACTACTTCTATTTTTTCATAG CTATCTTATTCTGACAAATCAGACAACTTATGAACTCGTTAGACGCAGGCGAATCCCATATCTAAG GGGGATTCCTGAGCGAGTATATCCTTTTAGTAAAGGAGTTTGCCACAATTTATACGACTTCTGTTGTGGTGGAAGCAACATATACAGTTTGGAACCTCTGCCCTCAGCTCAAGAGCTTGAAGAAAAGTCAAGGCCCTACACTTGCTTAGATGTTTTAACATGCCGTTGCTGCTGA
- the LOC107911040 gene encoding IST1-like protein isoform X1, which translates to MPFLPIQPLQIDTLLLLLRSSARPRVQAMTVAAAATAHSKKLMKLTLSLFGNGFNSSNCKTAAKMAVARIKLLRNKRQVVVKQMRRDIALLLQSGQDATARIRVEHVMREQNVLAANEFIELFCELVVARISIIKKRRECPADLKEGIASLIFAAPRCAEIPELIEIRNIFEKKYGRDFVAAATDLRPNCGVNRLLIDKLSVKTPTGEAKLKVMKEIAKDHNIEWDTSESEKELLKPPEELIEGPRKFVSATSVPVKPATNHCPEPKESMTRGEEGHNRFKDTVAAAEAAEESAKKAIAAAQAAAYLANRESNLFSEASGCVGNAARGSVPTSPGARRMNESRSFGTFYPPSTEDVRPGNNGGGKTCRRHSYNHAPAAHSDIKFDESDCDEEIEIEDYPGGSTDLPPPVPSLEKQDSSIHRVHPKLPDYDDLAARFEALKYRKSLP; encoded by the exons ATGCCCTTTTTGCCAATCCAACCGTTACAAATAGAcacccttcttcttcttcttagaTCCTCTGCAAGGCCAAGGGTGCAAGCCATGACGGTCGCGGCTGCCGCCACTGCACATTCCAAGAAGCTCATGAAGCTTACGCTCTCTCTCTTCGGAAATGGCTTCAACTCCTCCAATTG CAAAACGGCTGCCAAAATGGCGGTTGCAAGGATAAAGCTACTCAGGAACAAGAGACAAGTAGTGGTGAAACAAATGAGGCGTGACATCGCCTTGCTTCTTCAGTCTGGTCAAGATGCCACCGCCCGCATTCGA GTTGAACATGTCATGAGAGAACAAAATGTTTTGGCTGCAAATGAGTTCATTGAGCTCTTTTGTGAGTTAGTGGTAGCCAGGATTTCCATCATCAAGAAGCGTAG GGAATGCCCTGCTGATCTGAAAGAAGGAATTGCTAGTTTGATATTTGCGGCCCCAAGATGTGCTGAGATTCCAGAGCTAATAGAAATTAGAAACATTTTTGAGAAGAAATACGGAAGAGATTTTGTAGCTGCTGCCACTGATCTGCGGCCCAACTGCGGTGTTAATCGCTTG CTGATTGACAAGCTCTCAGTTAAAACTCCTACAGGTGAAGCAAAGTTGAAAGTCATGAAGGAAATAGCTAAGGATCACAACATAGAATGGGATACAAGTGAATCAGAAAAGGAGCTGCTCAAGCCTCCTGAAGAGCTTATT GAGGGGCCACGTAAATTCGTTAGTGCAACCAGCGTACCTGTGAAACCTGCTACAAATCATTGTCCCGAACCAAAAGAGTCTATGACCAG AGGAGAAGAGGGCCATAATCGTTTTAAAGACACGGTTGCAGCTGCTGAAGCAGCAGAAGAATCTGCAAAAAAAGCAATTGCTGCTGCACAAGCTGCTGCATATTTGGCCAACCGAGAGAGTAATCTATTTAGTGAAGCATCTGGTTGTGTAGGCAACGCTGCTCGAGGATCTGTTCCAACTTCTCCTGGAGCTAGGAGAATGAATGAATCTCGGAGTTTTGGGACGTTCTACCCTCCAAGTACTGAGGATGTAAGACCCGGCAACAATGGAGGTGGAAAGACCTGTAGGAGACACAGCTACAATCATGCCCCTGCTGCACATTCAGATATAAAGTTTGATGAATCAGATTGTGATGAagaaatagaaattgaagattaTCCTGGTGGCAGCACTGATCTGCCACCACCAGTACCTTCTCTTGAGAAACAGGATTCTTCTATTCACCGTGTACACCCAAAATTGCCGGATTATGATGACCTAGCAGCTCGTTTTGAAGCTCTCAAGTATCGCAAATCACTACCATGA